A stretch of the Arachis stenosperma cultivar V10309 chromosome 6, arast.V10309.gnm1.PFL2, whole genome shotgun sequence genome encodes the following:
- the LOC130935926 gene encoding transcription factor RAX3-like, with protein sequence MGRAPCCDKANVKKGPWSPEEDAKLKSYIQQHGTGGNWIALPPKIGLKRCGKSCRLRWLNYLRPNLKHGDFSEEEDNIICSLYVSIGSRWSVIAAQLPGRTDNDIKNYWNTRLKKKLLGNNKNRRNKEQQQLQACSNNGINKQQETSSINGGSVIIGDDSLSSLLVHENSSTTQQQCYWPHFMPVLPIPNLPYSTTNNNQQFYLGSSFNDQDSIKKLLIKLGGRFHNDVDYDNYHPTLGDGLLNHLHQSQGTTTTTYYSNNSTQQQVVYHQEQIQFDDGNNGLHHDEMVQRKGNLNNEIEEEMVGNTNFIPQRLLNNGLEFFHGDMVFSEDKIIIGSTTTRPNWGENSSGNSVIYHPLVSSSNYQEDEGVRASEECGLQEYSTIATMRSNSRNSMLHVQ encoded by the exons ATGGGGAGAGCTCCTTGCTGTGACAAAGCAAATGTGAAGAAAGGGCCATGGTCTCCTGAAGAAGATGCTAAGCTCAAATCATACATACAACAACATGGCACTGGTGGCAATTGGATTGCTTTGCCTCCAAAAATTG GATTGAAGCGTTGTGGGAAGAGTTGCCGTCTAAGGTGGTTGAACTATCTTCGCCCTAATCTCAAGCATGGTGATTTctctgaagaagaagacaaCATTATTTGTAGCCTCTATGTTAGTATTGGAAGCAg GTGGTCAGTTATTGCTGCTCAATTGCCAGGAAGAACTGATAATGACATAAAGAACTATTGGAACACAAGGCTCAAAAAGAAGCTTCTTGGGAATAACAAGAACCGCCGCAATAAAGAACAGCAACAATTACAAGCATGTAGCAATAATGGAATCAACAAGCAACAAGAAACATCATCAATTAATGGAGGGAGTGTTATTATTGGTGATGATTCCTTATCTTCCTTATTGGTTCATGAAAATAGTAGTACTACTCAACAACAATGTTATTGGCCACACTTCATGCCAGTGTTGCCAATACCAAATTTGCCATATAGCACAACAAATAATAACCAACAATTCTACTTAGGATCTTCTTTCAATGACCAAGATTCCATCAAGAAACTACTTATCAAGCTTGGAGGGAGATTCCATAATGATGTTGATTATGATAATTACCATCCTACCCTTGGTGATGGATTATTGAATCATCTTCATCAATCACAAggtactactactactacttaTTATTCTAATAATTCAACACAACAACAAGTAGTTTATCATCAAGAACAAATACAATTTGATGATGGTAATAATGGACTTCATCATGATGAAATGGTGCAAAGAAAAGGAAACCTCAacaatgaaattgaagaagaaatggTGGGTAATACTAATTTTATTCCACAAAGATTATTAAATAATGGGTTGGAGTTCTTCCATGGAGACATGGTTTTCAGTGAGGATAAGATTATAATAGGCTCTACTACTACTAGGCCTAATTGGGGTGAGAATAGTAGTGGCAATTCAGTAATTTACCACCCTCTTGTTTCTTCTTCAAATTACCAAGAAGATGAAGGTGTAAGGGCATCAGAAGAATGTGGTTTGCAAGAGTATAGCACTATAGCCACCATGAGGAGCAATAGTAGAAATAGCATGCTTCATGtacaataa